Proteins from one Zavarzinia compransoris genomic window:
- a CDS encoding DUF4159 domain-containing protein — MFGLGAIGFSAPWVLLALASLPAIWWLVRLTPPAPRETRFPALRLLLDIAQRQETPERTPWWLILLRLVLAGLVIVGLAGPVLNPVTAGGTAGPLLIVIDDGWAAAAHWRDRMEALAPRIAAAEAADRPIRLLTTAAGAAAPAAPALLTRAQVRGEIAALQPKPWAADRRAAIAALDALPADAVSETLWLADGVDDGAAADFAARLTAFGPVIRLDLPAGTAALALGAPRIEGDGLTVDLARAVADGPRRATILARNEAGQILGRESVDFGPEEPGRSAVIDLPAELRNKVTRVDIAEEASAAATHLLDGRWRRRLVGIAFEGGDEALKPLVSEAFYLERALSPFADIRRAPLADLLKAPPSVIILTDVGQVPAATRPALETYIEKGGVLLRFAGPRFAASADDLLPVRIRQGDRALGGSLSWTEPAPIAPFPPDSPFAGLVPGPDVRVRRQVLAEPSLDLDRKTWARLADGTPLITGARRGSGLIVLIHTSANSDWSDLALSGLFVDLLRRITGLADGEATLAESERSLPPFASLDGFGRLGGPMPGAGAIAADAFAATVPGPRTPPGYYGDAVARRALNLQVELEALAPLPAMAGVTVALPETAPARPFGPWLLVAALLLIAADLLIALRLSGRLVPTALGALALAVGMQMPQPARAIEAADAAGTIRLGFVITGDGTVDDLSEAGLRSLSAALAQRTSVEPGEPVAINLEADDLAFYPLIYWPMAEGYDPGPVAMERVDHYLKSGGVVLFDTRDITQGAGDIPGLGASAGELLLRRTLARLDVPALVPVPADHVLTKSFYLLQSFPGRYEGGTLWVEANASPENDGVSGYVVGSNDWAAAWALDAQGRPLAALEPDSPRQREMALRFGINLVLYALTGNYKADQVHVPALLERLGQ, encoded by the coding sequence TTGTTCGGTTTGGGTGCCATCGGCTTTTCCGCGCCCTGGGTGCTTCTGGCCCTGGCCAGCCTGCCCGCCATCTGGTGGCTGGTGCGCCTGACGCCGCCCGCCCCGCGCGAGACGCGCTTTCCGGCGCTGCGCCTGCTGCTCGACATCGCCCAGCGCCAGGAGACGCCGGAGCGCACGCCCTGGTGGCTGATCCTGCTGCGCCTCGTGCTGGCCGGCCTCGTCATCGTCGGCCTGGCCGGGCCGGTGCTGAACCCGGTCACCGCCGGCGGCACCGCCGGCCCCCTGCTGATCGTGATCGACGACGGCTGGGCCGCCGCCGCCCATTGGCGCGACCGGATGGAGGCGCTGGCCCCGCGCATCGCCGCCGCCGAAGCTGCCGACCGCCCGATCCGCCTGCTGACCACGGCCGCCGGCGCGGCGGCACCCGCCGCCCCCGCCCTGCTGACCCGGGCCCAGGTGCGGGGCGAGATCGCCGCCCTGCAACCCAAGCCCTGGGCCGCCGACCGCCGCGCCGCCATCGCCGCCCTGGACGCCCTGCCGGCCGATGCCGTCAGCGAGACCCTGTGGCTGGCCGACGGCGTCGACGACGGTGCCGCCGCCGATTTCGCCGCCCGCCTGACCGCTTTCGGCCCGGTCATCCGCCTGGACCTGCCGGCGGGAACCGCCGCGCTCGCCCTGGGCGCGCCCCGGATCGAGGGCGACGGCCTGACCGTCGATCTCGCCCGCGCCGTGGCGGACGGGCCGCGGCGCGCCACCATTCTGGCCCGCAACGAGGCCGGCCAGATCCTCGGCCGGGAAAGCGTCGACTTCGGGCCGGAGGAGCCGGGACGCAGCGCCGTGATCGACCTGCCGGCCGAACTCCGCAACAAGGTGACCAGGGTCGATATCGCCGAGGAAGCCTCGGCCGCCGCCACCCATCTGCTGGACGGGCGCTGGCGCCGCCGGCTGGTCGGCATCGCCTTCGAGGGCGGGGACGAAGCCCTGAAGCCCCTGGTTTCGGAAGCCTTCTACCTGGAGCGCGCCCTGTCGCCCTTCGCCGACATCCGCCGGGCGCCGCTGGCCGACCTGTTGAAGGCGCCGCCCTCGGTGATCATCCTCACCGACGTCGGGCAGGTGCCGGCGGCAACGCGCCCGGCCCTCGAAACCTATATCGAGAAGGGCGGCGTGCTGCTGCGCTTCGCCGGGCCGCGTTTCGCCGCCTCGGCCGACGATCTCCTGCCCGTCCGCATCCGCCAGGGCGACCGGGCGCTGGGCGGCTCCCTGTCCTGGACCGAGCCGGCGCCGATCGCCCCCTTCCCGCCCGACAGCCCCTTCGCCGGCCTGGTGCCGGGCCCGGACGTCCGCGTCCGCCGCCAGGTGCTGGCGGAACCGTCCCTCGATCTCGACCGCAAGACCTGGGCCCGGCTGGCCGACGGCACGCCGCTGATCACCGGCGCGCGGCGCGGCAGCGGGCTGATCGTGCTGATCCATACTTCGGCCAACAGCGACTGGTCGGACCTTGCCCTCTCGGGCCTGTTCGTCGACCTGCTGCGCCGGATCACCGGGCTTGCGGACGGCGAGGCGACGCTTGCCGAAAGCGAGCGCAGCCTGCCGCCCTTCGCCAGTCTCGACGGTTTCGGCCGCCTGGGCGGGCCCATGCCCGGGGCTGGCGCCATCGCCGCCGATGCCTTCGCCGCGACCGTGCCCGGCCCGCGCACGCCGCCCGGCTATTACGGCGATGCGGTGGCGCGGCGCGCCCTGAACCTTCAGGTCGAACTCGAAGCCCTGGCGCCCCTGCCGGCGATGGCCGGCGTGACCGTCGCCCTGCCGGAAACCGCGCCGGCCCGGCCGTTCGGCCCCTGGCTGCTGGTCGCCGCCCTGCTGCTGATCGCCGCCGATCTTCTGATCGCCCTGCGCCTGTCGGGGCGGCTGGTGCCGACCGCGCTCGGCGCCCTCGCCCTCGCTGTCGGCATGCAGATGCCCCAGCCGGCGCGGGCGATCGAGGCGGCGGATGCGGCCGGCACCATCCGGCTCGGCTTCGTCATCACCGGCGACGGGACCGTCGACGACCTCAGCGAGGCGGGCCTGCGCAGCCTTTCCGCCGCGCTGGCGCAGCGCACCTCGGTCGAGCCGGGGGAACCGGTGGCGATCAACCTCGAAGCCGACGACCTCGCCTTCTATCCCCTGATCTATTGGCCCATGGCCGAGGGTTACGATCCGGGCCCGGTGGCGATGGAACGGGTCGATCACTACCTGAAATCGGGCGGCGTCGTCCTGTTCGATACCAGGGACATCACCCAGGGCGCCGGGGACATCCCCGGTCTCGGCGCATCGGCGGGCGAATTGCTGCTGCGCCGGACGCTGGCGCGCCTGGACGTGCCAGCCCTGGTGCCGGTGCCGGCGGACCATGTGCTGACCAAATCCTTCTACCTGCTACAAAGTTTTCCCGGCCGCTATGAGGGCGGCACGCTCTGGGTCGAGGCCAATGCCTCGCCCGAGAACGACGGCGTCTCGGGCTATGTCGTCGGCAGCAACGATTGGGCTGCGGCCTGGGCGCTGGATGCCCAGGGCCGGCCCCTGGCCGCACTGGAGCCGGACAGCCCGCGCCAGCGCGAAATGGCGCTGCGCTTCGGCATCAACCTGGTGCTCTATGCCCTGACCGGGAATTACAAGGCGGATCAGGTCCATGTGCCGGCGCTGCTGGAAAGGCTGGGGCAATGA
- a CDS encoding DUF58 domain-containing protein encodes MPVSALRGEALGAGLPPLLVAAERVAATVDQGVHGRRRVGQGDSFWQFRPYRPGDEIRDIDWRQSARGDRVFVREREWEAAQTVFLWVDRSASMAFASDRKLETKRDRAALLGLALASLLVRGGERVGLIGQETAGHTGRAWLVTLAETLALPAPAEASLPPAAALPRDCRAVIIGDLLRPEAEIEALVEGFAARGVSGHLLQVLDPAEADFPYEGRNRFLGLEGEGRLLVGRAETLAEAYRARIAAHRDAIETLARRTGWTVIHHRTDRPAASALLALFLALADLGRR; translated from the coding sequence GTGCCCGTTTCCGCACTTCGGGGCGAAGCCCTCGGCGCCGGCCTGCCGCCCCTGCTGGTCGCGGCCGAGCGGGTGGCGGCGACCGTCGACCAGGGCGTGCACGGCCGCCGCCGGGTCGGCCAGGGCGACAGTTTCTGGCAGTTCCGCCCCTATCGCCCGGGGGACGAGATCCGCGACATCGACTGGCGCCAGTCGGCGCGCGGCGACCGCGTCTTCGTCCGCGAACGGGAATGGGAGGCGGCGCAGACCGTCTTCCTCTGGGTCGACCGCTCCGCCTCCATGGCTTTCGCCAGCGACCGCAAGCTGGAAACCAAGCGCGACCGCGCCGCCCTGCTGGGCCTCGCGCTGGCCTCGCTGCTGGTCCGGGGCGGCGAGCGGGTCGGCCTGATCGGCCAGGAGACGGCGGGCCACACCGGCCGCGCCTGGCTGGTCACCCTGGCGGAAACCCTGGCCCTGCCGGCGCCGGCCGAGGCCAGCCTGCCGCCCGCCGCCGCCCTGCCACGCGACTGCCGGGCGGTGATCATCGGCGACCTGCTGCGCCCGGAAGCCGAGATCGAAGCCCTGGTCGAGGGTTTCGCCGCCCGCGGCGTCAGCGGCCACCTGCTCCAGGTCCTAGACCCGGCGGAGGCGGATTTCCCCTATGAGGGGCGGAACCGCTTCCTCGGCCTCGAAGGCGAGGGCCGCCTGCTGGTCGGCCGGGCGGAAACCCTGGCGGAGGCCTATCGCGCCCGCATTGCCGCCCATCGCGACGCGATCGAAACCCTGGCCCGGCGCACCGGCTGGACGGTGATCCATCACCGCACCGACCGGCCGGCGGCCAGCGCCCTGCTTGCCCTGTTCCTCGCCCTGGCGGATCTCGGGAGACGGTAG
- a CDS encoding AAA family ATPase — MANVSDSREALVQEIDRLGARLSTLKAAIGDVVFGQETVIEQALVTLLAGGHGLLVGVPGLAKTRLVETLGTVLGLDDRRIQFTPDLMPADIVGTEVLEEGEDGRRRFRFVKGPVFCQLLMADEINRASPRTQSALLQAMQEGEISIAGERHPLPRPFHVLATQNPLEQEGTYPLPEAQLDRFLLEINVDYPDRAAEKRMLIATTGAAAPKARPVLEAGELQAAQDLVRRMPVGDSVVEGILDLVRSARPAGESRAEIAKLIAWGPGPRAAQALMLAARARALIDGRLSPSKDDVIALAAPVLRHRMALTFAARAEGVGIAQVIDRLVEPLR, encoded by the coding sequence ATGGCGAACGTCAGCGACAGCCGCGAGGCTCTTGTTCAGGAAATCGATCGCCTCGGGGCCAGGCTCTCCACCCTGAAGGCGGCGATCGGCGACGTGGTCTTCGGCCAGGAAACGGTGATCGAGCAGGCGCTGGTCACCCTGCTGGCGGGCGGCCACGGCCTTCTCGTCGGCGTGCCCGGCCTCGCCAAGACCCGGCTGGTCGAGACGCTGGGCACCGTGCTCGGCCTCGACGACCGGCGCATCCAGTTCACGCCCGACCTGATGCCCGCCGACATCGTCGGCACCGAGGTGCTGGAGGAGGGCGAGGACGGCCGGCGCCGCTTCCGCTTCGTCAAGGGCCCGGTGTTCTGCCAGCTGCTGATGGCGGACGAAATCAACCGCGCCAGCCCGCGCACCCAGTCCGCCCTGCTTCAGGCGATGCAGGAGGGCGAGATTTCGATCGCCGGCGAGCGCCACCCCCTGCCCCGGCCGTTCCACGTCCTCGCCACCCAGAACCCGCTGGAACAGGAAGGCACCTATCCCCTGCCGGAAGCCCAGCTCGACCGTTTCCTGCTCGAAATCAATGTCGACTACCCGGACCGGGCGGCGGAAAAGCGCATGCTGATCGCGACCACGGGGGCGGCCGCGCCCAAGGCCCGGCCGGTGCTGGAAGCCGGCGAATTGCAGGCGGCGCAGGATCTGGTCCGGCGCATGCCGGTCGGCGATTCGGTGGTCGAGGGGATTCTCGATCTCGTCCGCTCCGCCCGCCCGGCGGGGGAAAGCCGGGCCGAGATCGCCAAGCTGATCGCCTGGGGCCCCGGCCCGCGCGCGGCCCAGGCCCTGATGCTGGCGGCCCGCGCCCGCGCCCTGATCGACGGCCGCCTGTCGCCGTCGAAGGACGATGTCATCGCGCTGGCCGCGCCCGTGCTGCGCCACCGCATGGCGCTGACCTTCGCCGCCCGGGCCGAGGGCGTGGGCATCGCCCAGGTCATCGACCGGCTGGTCGAACCCTTGCGCTGA
- a CDS encoding DUF1285 domain-containing protein — protein sequence MASSDQVQAPDAQGLAAAAKAAGKRGLPPIHLWNPPFCGDMDMEIRRDGSWHYLKSPIGRAALVRLFSTILRREDDDHYYLVTPVEKVRIRVADAPFLAVAAEVEGAGQGQAIRFRTNVDDEFTLDAEHPLRVAIDPATGEPAPYVLVRGRLEALINRPVFYQLVDLAVEQGEDLGLWSAGRFWPLGRLDGGASA from the coding sequence ATGGCAAGCAGTGATCAGGTTCAGGCACCCGATGCGCAAGGGCTGGCCGCGGCGGCGAAGGCGGCGGGCAAGCGCGGGCTGCCGCCCATCCACCTGTGGAATCCGCCCTTCTGCGGCGACATGGACATGGAAATCCGGCGCGACGGCTCGTGGCACTACCTGAAGTCGCCGATCGGCCGCGCCGCCCTGGTGCGCCTGTTCTCCACCATCCTGCGGCGCGAGGACGACGATCACTATTACCTGGTCACCCCGGTCGAGAAGGTGCGCATCCGCGTGGCGGACGCCCCGTTCCTGGCGGTCGCGGCCGAAGTGGAGGGGGCGGGGCAGGGGCAGGCGATTCGCTTCCGCACCAATGTGGACGATGAATTCACCCTGGATGCCGAGCATCCCTTGCGGGTCGCGATCGATCCGGCGACCGGGGAGCCCGCGCCCTATGTCCTGGTCCGCGGCCGGCTGGAAGCCCTGATCAATCGCCCGGTCTTCTATCAACTGGTCGATCTCGCGGTCGAGCAGGGCGAGGATCTCGGCCTCTGGTCCGCCGGGCGCTTCTGGCCGCTCGGCCGGCTCGATGGGGGGGCTTCGGCATGA
- a CDS encoding CoA pyrophosphatase: MTRAEIAARLRHRLEPSEPAPADIPAVGDFDLNPEMRDLVPAGRLLRPAAVLVPLVERAPGLTVLLTRRTDHLKNHAGQVSFPGGRIEPGDPDPVAAALREAQEEIGLDRALVSVAGFLDPYETSTGFHVTPVVGFLDSGFTPVPDPNEVAEVFEVPLDFLMDPANQQRHSREYMGVQRFFYAMPYGSHYIWGATAGMLMNMARRLGRA, translated from the coding sequence ATGACGCGGGCGGAAATCGCCGCGCGCCTGCGCCACCGGCTGGAGCCGTCGGAACCGGCGCCGGCCGATATTCCGGCCGTCGGCGACTTCGATCTCAATCCTGAGATGCGCGATCTGGTGCCGGCGGGCCGCCTGCTGCGCCCGGCCGCGGTCCTGGTGCCCCTGGTCGAGCGCGCCCCGGGCCTGACCGTGCTGCTGACCCGGCGCACCGACCACCTGAAGAATCACGCCGGCCAGGTCAGTTTCCCGGGCGGGCGGATCGAACCCGGCGACCCCGATCCGGTGGCGGCAGCGCTGCGCGAAGCGCAGGAAGAGATCGGCCTCGATCGCGCCCTGGTTTCGGTCGCCGGCTTTCTCGATCCCTATGAGACCAGCACCGGCTTTCACGTCACGCCTGTGGTAGGCTTTCTCGATTCGGGTTTCACTCCCGTGCCCGACCCGAACGAGGTGGCGGAAGTGTTCGAAGTTCCTCTCGACTTCCTGATGGACCCGGCCAATCAGCAGCGCCACAGCCGCGAATACATGGGCGTGCAGCGCTTCTTCTACGCCATGCCCTATGGCTCGCACTACATCTGGGGCGCCACCGCCGGCATGCTGATGAACATGGCCCGGCGCCTGGGGCGGGCGTGA
- a CDS encoding DUF6111 family protein codes for MARTIILSLLAVVLPFAAYLFWLRFERWRERLPPEKRPVPWVPLLAVGIVLALVVVFGEALLGGAPAGGRYVPARIENGQLVPGQFEAPVK; via the coding sequence ATGGCCCGCACCATCATCCTCTCCCTGCTCGCCGTGGTCCTGCCCTTCGCGGCCTATCTGTTCTGGTTGCGGTTCGAGCGCTGGCGCGAACGCCTGCCGCCGGAAAAGCGCCCGGTGCCCTGGGTGCCCCTGCTGGCGGTCGGAATCGTGCTCGCCCTCGTCGTCGTCTTCGGCGAGGCGCTGCTCGGCGGGGCGCCGGCCGGCGGCCGCTATGTCCCGGCGCGGATCGAGAACGGCCAGCTCGTGCCCGGACAGTTCGAAGCGCCGGTGAAATGA
- a CDS encoding CCA tRNA nucleotidyltransferase produces the protein MIPGRLPEGGWRQSAPVRAVVAALTARGGQVRFVGGCVRDALLGLEPHDIDIATADQPEAVMALARAAGLKVVPTGIDHGTVTVIADHCPVEVTTLRRDVETDGRHAVVAFTGDWAADAARRDFTINALYADPDGTLFDPVGGAADLAAGRVRFIGTPEARLAEDYLRGLRFFRFHARFAVGPADAAALAAIAAARDELRRLSAERIAAELLKILALPRAPAAVDLMAQAGVLAVLLPEAGLARLHRVHALAGGDGLLLLSALLPDDPAVAGAVASRLRLSRAERARMAAAADVFDLDGGTDALKTLIYRRGRQAVLDRLALAGRDGEIAAVRALPVAALPVKGADLLALGAAPGPGLGRLLAGIEDWWLAAGQRPDRAACLDEARRRLPS, from the coding sequence ATGATCCCCGGCCGCCTGCCCGAAGGCGGCTGGCGCCAGTCGGCACCGGTCCGTGCCGTGGTCGCGGCCTTGACCGCCCGGGGCGGGCAGGTGCGTTTCGTCGGCGGCTGTGTCCGCGATGCCCTGCTCGGGCTGGAACCCCATGACATCGATATCGCCACCGCCGACCAGCCCGAGGCGGTGATGGCGCTGGCCCGGGCGGCGGGCCTCAAGGTGGTGCCGACCGGGATCGACCATGGCACGGTGACGGTGATCGCCGATCATTGCCCGGTCGAAGTCACCACCCTGCGCCGCGACGTCGAAACCGACGGCCGCCATGCCGTGGTCGCCTTCACCGGCGATTGGGCGGCGGATGCGGCCCGGCGCGATTTCACCATCAATGCGCTTTATGCCGATCCGGACGGGACCCTGTTCGATCCGGTCGGCGGCGCCGCCGACCTGGCCGCCGGCCGTGTCCGCTTCATCGGCACGCCCGAGGCGCGCCTGGCCGAGGATTACCTGCGCGGCCTTCGCTTCTTCCGCTTTCATGCCCGTTTCGCTGTCGGTCCGGCGGATGCGGCGGCGCTTGCCGCCATCGCCGCCGCGCGGGACGAATTGCGCCGCCTCTCGGCCGAGCGGATCGCCGCCGAACTGCTGAAGATCCTGGCCCTGCCGCGGGCGCCGGCGGCGGTCGACCTGATGGCGCAGGCCGGCGTTCTTGCCGTCCTCCTGCCCGAGGCGGGGCTGGCGCGGCTGCATCGCGTTCATGCCCTGGCCGGCGGGGACGGGCTGCTGCTGCTGTCCGCCCTGCTGCCGGACGATCCTGCCGTCGCGGGCGCGGTGGCGTCCCGGCTGCGCCTGTCACGGGCGGAGCGGGCGCGGATGGCCGCCGCCGCCGATGTCTTCGACCTCGACGGCGGGACCGACGCGCTGAAGACCCTGATCTATCGCCGGGGGCGGCAGGCGGTGCTGGACCGGCTGGCACTGGCCGGCCGGGACGGAGAGATCGCGGCGGTGCGGGCGCTGCCGGTCGCGGCCCTGCCGGTCAAGGGCGCCGATCTCCTGGCGCTGGGGGCGGCGCCGGGACCGGGGCTCGGCCGCCTGCTCGCCGGGATCGAGGATTGGTGGCTGGCGGCGGGCCAGCGCCCGGACCGCGCCGCCTGCCTCGACGAGGCGAGACGCCGCCTGCCGTCCTGA
- a CDS encoding pyridoxal phosphate-dependent aminotransferase has translation MHFSPRVQRLGGKGSAAWGIHFRGVQAQRAGEEVILLSVGDPDYDTAPNITGALKASLDAGETHYGDIQGDPRLRAAIAAYHTRLTGQAADADNVVVIAGAQAAMFAAAQVLLGPGDAVIVPSPRYVTYEALIGAAGGTIVDVPLYPERGFHLDPRDLERAAMQPNVRGIILTTPNNPTGTVMTAEEVEAVAAVAKRHDLWVLTDEVYASLAHERPHLSPASLPGMAERAITVCSLSKSHAMTGFRLGWAVGPRDFVEHYTRLVLCMIYSCPPFIQAAAIEAIEGDQEPQRLMREAYKARGRLVFERLGQSPFLSCHRPEGGMFVMVDIRRTGLSAETFADLLFEEERVTTLVGDAFGAEAGGHLRLSMTYDLPVMEEACRRIIRVAERHAKR, from the coding sequence ATGCATTTTTCTCCGCGGGTTCAGCGGCTGGGCGGCAAGGGCTCTGCCGCCTGGGGCATTCATTTCCGGGGCGTCCAGGCGCAGCGCGCCGGGGAAGAGGTGATCCTGCTGTCGGTCGGCGATCCCGACTACGACACCGCGCCCAATATCACCGGTGCCCTCAAGGCCTCGCTCGATGCCGGCGAAACCCATTACGGCGATATCCAGGGCGACCCGCGCCTTCGCGCTGCGATTGCCGCCTATCACACCCGGCTGACCGGCCAGGCCGCCGATGCCGACAATGTGGTGGTGATCGCCGGCGCCCAGGCGGCCATGTTCGCCGCCGCCCAGGTGCTGCTCGGGCCGGGCGATGCGGTGATCGTGCCGTCGCCGCGCTATGTCACCTATGAGGCGCTGATCGGCGCCGCCGGCGGCACCATCGTCGACGTGCCGCTCTACCCCGAGCGCGGCTTCCATCTCGATCCCCGCGACCTGGAACGGGCGGCGATGCAGCCGAACGTCCGCGGCATTATCCTGACCACGCCGAACAATCCGACCGGCACGGTGATGACCGCCGAGGAGGTCGAGGCCGTCGCCGCGGTGGCCAAGCGCCACGATCTCTGGGTCCTGACCGACGAGGTCTATGCCAGCCTCGCCCACGAGCGCCCGCACCTCAGCCCGGCCAGCCTGCCCGGCATGGCGGAGCGGGCGATCACCGTGTGCAGCCTGTCGAAATCCCATGCCATGACCGGCTTCCGCCTCGGCTGGGCGGTCGGGCCGCGGGATTTCGTCGAGCATTACACAAGGCTGGTGCTGTGCATGATCTACAGCTGTCCGCCCTTCATCCAGGCGGCGGCAATCGAGGCGATCGAGGGCGACCAGGAACCCCAGCGGCTCATGCGCGAGGCCTATAAGGCGCGGGGCCGGCTGGTGTTCGAACGCCTGGGGCAAAGCCCCTTCCTGTCCTGCCACCGGCCCGAGGGCGGCATGTTCGTGATGGTCGACATCCGCCGCACCGGGCTTTCCGCCGAAACCTTCGCCGATCTCCTGTTCGAGGAGGAACGGGTGACGACCCTGGTCGGCGATGCCTTCGGCGCAGAGGCGGGCGGCCACCTGCGCCTGTCCATGACCTACGACCTGCCGGTGATGGAGGAAGCCTGCCGCCGCATCATCCGTGTCGCGGAGCGGCACGCGAAACGCTGA
- a CDS encoding DUF3830 family protein, whose amino-acid sequence MTKLRITAGPYVFDARLEEDLAPKTCAAFRIHLPFVSKVVHVRWSGEGVWIPLGDLDFGVAYENHTSYPAPGQILLYPGGISETEILLAYGGVQFASKMGQLAGNHFITLTGGLENLVALGRMTLWQGAQDIRFELA is encoded by the coding sequence ATGACGAAACTTCGCATCACCGCCGGCCCCTATGTCTTCGATGCCCGCCTCGAGGAAGATCTGGCGCCGAAGACCTGCGCCGCCTTCCGCATCCACCTGCCCTTCGTCAGCAAGGTGGTGCATGTGCGGTGGAGCGGCGAAGGGGTGTGGATCCCGCTGGGCGACCTCGATTTCGGCGTGGCTTACGAAAACCACACGTCCTATCCGGCGCCGGGCCAGATCCTGCTCTACCCGGGCGGGATCAGCGAGACGGAAATCCTGCTCGCCTATGGCGGCGTGCAATTCGCCAGCAAGATGGGGCAACTGGCCGGCAACCATTTCATCACCCTGACCGGCGGCCTGGAAAACCTCGTCGCCCTGGGCAGGATGACCCTGTGGCAGGGCGCCCAGGACATCCGCTTCGAGCTGGCCTGA
- a CDS encoding GNAT family N-acetyltransferase produces MVKPADDIALETLGAEAAPSLFALLRASIHGLAARHYTPAQLVAWAPDDGDLPAFAGRLAGTAIIAARRGAMLAGFANLAPDGLVDFLFVHPDAAGRGIGPRLLAAAIAAGRAQGMAQLSAHVSLTARPTFEAAGFAVEAEQQVPLSGEVLTNFRMRLAL; encoded by the coding sequence GTGGTCAAGCCTGCCGATGACATCGCGCTCGAAACCCTGGGGGCGGAGGCCGCGCCCTCCCTTTTCGCCCTGCTGCGGGCCTCTATCCACGGCCTTGCCGCCCGCCACTACACGCCTGCCCAACTGGTGGCCTGGGCCCCGGACGACGGCGACCTCCCGGCCTTTGCCGGCCGTCTGGCCGGGACGGCGATCATCGCCGCGCGCCGCGGCGCCATGCTCGCCGGCTTCGCCAATCTCGCCCCGGACGGGCTGGTCGATTTCCTCTTCGTGCACCCGGATGCGGCGGGGAGGGGGATCGGCCCCCGCCTTCTCGCCGCGGCCATCGCCGCCGGCCGGGCGCAGGGCATGGCGCAACTGTCGGCCCATGTCAGCCTGACGGCGCGCCCGACCTTCGAGGCGGCCGGCTTCGCGGTCGAGGCGGAACAGCAAGTGCCCCTTTCGGGCGAGGTCCTGACCAATTTCCGCATGCGCCTGGCCCTTTGA
- the ruvX gene encoding Holliday junction resolvase RuvX has protein sequence MPQFDHSGFDAVLPPQGRLLGVDLGTKTIGLALSDISRTVASPLETIRRVKFSIDVQRFFALIDEHAVAGVVLGLPMNMDGTAGPRVQATRAFASEVLKRRDLALSFWDERLSTAAVTRMMIDADMTRARRAELVDKLAATYILQGFLDGAATRRRACGGQGGDV, from the coding sequence ATGCCCCAGTTCGATCATAGCGGCTTCGATGCCGTCCTGCCGCCCCAGGGCCGGCTTCTCGGTGTCGACCTCGGCACCAAGACCATCGGCCTTGCCCTGTCCGATATTTCGCGCACGGTGGCGAGCCCGTTGGAGACCATCCGCCGGGTGAAATTCTCGATCGACGTCCAGCGCTTCTTCGCCCTGATCGACGAGCATGCGGTGGCGGGCGTCGTCCTCGGCCTGCCCATGAACATGGACGGGACCGCCGGGCCCCGGGTCCAGGCCACCCGCGCCTTCGCGTCCGAAGTCCTCAAGCGCCGCGACCTCGCGCTCAGCTTCTGGGACGAGCGCCTGTCGACGGCGGCGGTGACGCGCATGATGATCGATGCCGACATGACCCGGGCGCGCCGGGCCGAACTCGTCGACAAGCTGGCCGCGACCTATATCCTGCAAGGCTTTCTCGACGGCGCGGCGACCCGCCGGCGCGCTTGCGGCGGGCAGGGGGGCGACGTATAG